The nucleotide window TGCTGCCCGCCGACATGGATAATCTGCAACAATGAACTGTGGGCTTCATTCTCGGCCGACGATCAGAAGGCTATTATCAAAAACTTCTATGACAGCTCGATGAAGGTTCTTGCCAACCTGGAAAAGAAAGAAGCCGAATACATGGCGAACTTTAAGAAGATTGGAACAGAGATTCACACCTACAGCGATGAGGAGATATATAAACTGCACACAGAGCTTCGCAAAAAGGTGTGGCCGAATTACTACGAGGCTATAGGCGAGGAATTCCTGCGCAAGCTCGACAAGCAGGTCTCGGCCATGAAGCCCTAAGGCGGCGGGGTATAAGGGATAGCTTGAGCTTCAAATAACTTTATTCTGGTTAACGCCGTAATGTTGCGCGCGGGGAGGAGGTCGCCTCCTCCCCGCGCGATGAAAAGGGAAGTGACGGAGCAATGAGGGAAGTCAAATTTATCTATAAAATTATGGATTCAAAGTTTGAAAAAAATCTGGCCCGCTTGGAAACATTAGTGATGGTGATCACGACCTTGGTAATGCTGACGATACTTGCCATCGTCGTCGGGATGAGATATGTCCTCCATCAGGACTTTTACGGATACAACGAGATAGTGCTCGCGGATTCGTTTTGGATGTACTTCATCGGCGCCGCCTTTGCCATGCGCAGGGAGGAGCACATAAAAGCCGACATACTTAAAAATTTTATAAGTAAAAAGGGC belongs to Synergistes jonesii and includes:
- a CDS encoding TRAP transporter small permease, which translates into the protein MREVKFIYKIMDSKFEKNLARLETLVMVITTLVMLTILAIVVGMRYVLHQDFYGYNEIVLADSFWMYFIGAAFAMRREEHIKADILKNFISKKGGAVMRLLADIVQTAVNYAMVVLSYNLVASNFRAWTITPLWEIPFFVPQISIFISFVLMAFYLTMYMIRDYNDLVVLFKGRD